GGGTGGTGTCCAGGAGCTCAGGAAGCTGGTTCAGGCTTCATTGGAGCTTCCTAGCCAGGTCACCCTGTCCCCTAGCTCGTATATGGTGTGTAAACTGGATGCGTGTCGATCCAGAGCTTTGTGAGGGATTCCTGCTCCAGTGCTCTGTGTTTTTCAGTAATCACACCACTGGCATGGATAAGGCCAAGATGGCCTTCATTGTCTACCGTCTCACTGGTAGAGCTCTGTATTGGGCCACCGCCACCTGGGAGGAATTGCAAAATAAGAGCTTAAAGAATTACTTTTGACAGAGGTATGaaagaatttcttttttctttccacGCTGATTTTCAGCACCCCAGGAAGGGGCTCTCTAAAGGCAACAGCTTAAACCCATGGTTATAGAGCTGGCGTGTCGTGATGAGAAACTGGACCTAGAACAGCTAGTTTCTCTAAACATCTGGTTTGATCAACTTCTGAGTTGCCCTACCTTGCTCAAGTCCCAAGCCCAAGCCAAGTTCCAGCCTCAGGTCAGGTCACCTGCCCATTCTCCAGCCCGCAGTCAATCCTGTCTCTTGCCTTCCATTCTCAGCCACGACGATCATGTGACATGTGATTGTGGACTTTGTCCACAGTGAGCTCACCCCCTGGAGAGCATGCAGAGTTCTCTAAGTTTGTCATGTTGCCTGGCATGTTGCATTTCTTTTCAGCCTTAATAGACTGTGGCGCTAATCGACttggcctcttttttttttttgttccattaAGAAGAAAGGAGGGGGCTTGCGCCCCTGCATACACTATAGGGCCCTGAACTCCATTACTAAACAATACCCTTATTTTCTGCCTTTAGTCCCCTTCACCTTGGAACAGCTTTGTGGGGCCAAGCTGTTTACAAAGCTTGACCTGCATAGCTCGTACAACCTAGTACGCATCAGAAAGGGGGATGAATGGATGATGGCTTTCCTCACCACTAGGGGGTTGTGCTGTATGGCTTGGCCAATGCTCCCTCCATCTTCCAATCAATGGCGTCCTTAAAGATGACCTACTAGGGCACCTAGGTAGCCTTTTTGGATGACATTTTGGAGTACTCCCCAGATCTGCCGACCCACATGCACCACATCCGGCAGGTCCTGAACAAACTAATCAGGATAATCAGCTGTATGTTAAGCTGGAGAAGCGCACATTTCATCTCCACCAAGTTAGCTTCCTAGGGTATGTTATCAGTGAGTCCAGTGTAATAATGGACCAGGCCAAGGTGCTTGACTGGCCCACTCCCACGTCCATAAAGGATGTTCAGAGGTTCATGGGTTTTGCTAACTTTTATAGGTGTTTCATATGGGACTTTAGCACACTTGCAGCACCCATTACCCACCCATTGTCGCCAAGAAAGTCTTCTGGACTCCACAGGAGGAGGAGTCCTTCCAAGAACATACTTTTATGTCGGCCCTGTTACTAAAACACCCAGACTCTCAGAAGACATTCACCGTGGTGGTAGATGCCTCCAATACTGGGTTGGGGGCTGTCCTCTCTCAACAACATGGGGAGAGTAAGAAACTCCACCCGGTATCCTTCTATTCCAAGAAGTTAACGCACACTGAATGTGACTACGGTGTCGGAGATAGGGCGCTCCCATCTGGCGGTCAATTTTATCACTGACCTTCTCAAGTCCAATGGGTATACGATCATCATGACCATTGTGGACAGGTTTTTGAGGGGGTGCGTGTCGTCCCATTTTTCACCTTGCCCACGGCCATGCATACTGCCCAAGCTCTCATTGACAATGTCCTCAGGAACTTCAGCATCCTAGAGGACATCTTGTCAGATGGGGCAGTCAGTCAATTCACCTTACAGGTTTGGTGGGGCCTTCTGTGAGCATCTGGGGGTGAGCGTGAGCGTCACCTTTGGGTATCACCCTCAGACTAACAGCCACTCTGAGTGCATCaaccaggagctggggaagttcCTCAGACTGTACTTTTTCAAGTACCCCAGCTACTGGTCCTTTAATTGCAACGCAAGTGTATATTAAAACACTACTGGTTAAAGCTTTATGACATACAACTGCAGTAACTTATGTTGAGCATAGGAGCAGAAGAACTTATAAACAGGATTTAAGAAACATTGGAATCTTGTCTCTCTAATTCTCAACAACTTTGAGAATTTTCTTTAAATGAGAGACAAGTAGCACCTGCTTAGAAAAggtaaactttttttattttgtatgttccattatgttttgtgtgtggaAAACATCAGCAAAAGGGAATTGTTTCTGAGATCAGCCTCAAAGGAGCGAAACATTACAATTGCTTGCTTCTCAGTTGCATTTTATCAAGATTGTATCAGGGAATTCTGTAAAATCTTCATTTAATTATTCAAGGACTATGAGGAAGGGAGAGgagtggtttgtttgtttgtttgtatgtgtgtgtgtgtgtgtgtgtgtgtgtgtgacagaaagagaaagaaaagggcaTAACCTTTATCTCTGCATATTGTGATGTTGTGATGTCACTGGTGACTataaaagtcacagaaatgTTTACCCCTACTCAGAGCCTAAAGGCATCACAGGATGCAGCTTCCTTAGCTCATGAGGGATGATCAGTGGAAGATTGGGTTTGATTGGCTATATGCAAATGTATTGACCACATATACAGGGTGCTTTCAATTGTACATTTAGCTCTAACAAGGCAGCATTTAGCTCTccaatgtgttttctgtttattacattaattATCTACTAGAGGACTTCACAAGATTCTGGTACATTTAGCACAATTTATAAATTGTGCTGCCTTGTTTCTGTAGCCAATGGCAGGCACCAATGGAAGCACTCTGGATGCTTTTGTTTATCAAAATTTTATCAAAGTGCAAATGGATAATGGCACTATAACAAAGCTGGCTGTAGTAATACTGATAACTCTATGTTCTGTGTATGTAAACTGTGTTATGCTCTATGCTCTTAACAGTAAGCATGTTTTTAAGGAATCTTCACGCTACATCCTCTTTGCCCATATGCTTTTAAATGACTCTGTTCACCTATTTCTTACCACTCTGATGTTTGTACTGGCAATGGCTTTTCTAAAACTGGCCAAAGCGATCTGTTCGCTCCTTATTTTCCTGGCCACTGCAACATTTCGTAATGCACCTTTTAATCTGGCTGTGATGTCACTGGAGCGCTTTGTGGCCATACGATTTCCTCTAAGACATGCTGAAATAGCCACACAGAAAAGGACTTGCATTGCTAttggttttgtttggttttttggCTCTGTGAATATTTTGAGTGACATCATTATTGCGGCAGTGATGGATCCTAACTACTACTACGTGCAGATGTTTTGCTCTCGTGATCAGATCTTCATGAAACCTTGGCAGCTTGATGTGTTCAACGGATGCAATACAT
This sequence is a window from Salminus brasiliensis chromosome 18, fSalBra1.hap2, whole genome shotgun sequence. Protein-coding genes within it:
- the LOC140539579 gene encoding odorant receptor 131-2-like, whose amino-acid sequence is MAGTNGSTLDAFVYQNFIKVQMDNGTITKLAVVILITLCSVYVNCVMLYALNSKHVFKESSRYILFAHMLLNDSVHLFLTTLMFVLAMAFLKLAKAICSLLIFLATATFRNAPFNLAVMSLERFVAIRFPLRHAEIATQKRTCIAIGFVWFFGSVNILSDIIIAAVMDPNYYYVQMFCSRDQIFMKPWQLDVFNGCNTFFFVSVTLIIVFTYISIVITARSVSSNKDSAKKAQRTVLLHLIQLGLCTASFLYGTIERALYTITASNTTLFLHLQYLSFLVILILSRCLSPLIYGLRDDAIRPLFKNNVYPCSRRFHPTVHVQ